CCGCCCCCGGCGAGTTCTCGCTCGGCGTGATGGCCGGCTGGGACTGGCGCGTCGCCTGGCTGATGCCGGCCGTCCTCTCCCTGTACGCCGCATGGTCCGCGCGCAACGCCCGCGACTGGGCGGAGCTGGTGCGCGAATACCGCAGACGCGGAGACGAGGACGCCGCACAGAGCGCAAAGCGTCAACGCGGCAGCGCAGTGCGCGGCGCATTCGTCGCACTGATCGTCGCAACGGCGGCGCAAATCACGGAACACGTACTGACGACCGGCGCAACTGGCCCGCGAGCGTGGGTGGTCATCATCGTTTCGGCCGTCCCGCCACTCGTCGCGGCGCACGTGCTGCACCTGGACGCGCCCGACGACGGGGGAGAGGTGCCCGCCGTGCCTGCGCCGACTTCGAACCTTCGCCCTGCCGACGAGCCGCCGGTGGATCGATGGAAGACCGAGATCAACAAGCCGCTCCCAGGGATTACCACGCGCGCACTGACGAAGCAGCCGACGCCGAAGCCGCTGCTTACCAGCCTGGTGACCGTGGCGGAGGCCGCCCAGCGGCTCGGCGTCCACCCGAGCACCCTCTACCGGCGCCGCGATGACGGCCGACTGAGGATGCGCTCCGGCCCGCGAGGCCAGCAGATGGTGCTGTGGGCCGATGTTCAGCCGGTGAACGCGACGCCGTGATCCACCATGAAGGCCCCGTCTCCTCCGTGGAGGCGGGGCCTTTGCGTTTTATGCTTGTGGCGCGCGCCATAAGTGTGGAAGGCTGGACCCGTCGGCGCTGGACAGCGTCTACAGAACCGAACACGCAAATGCCCCGGCGGTGCGCTAACACCCCGGGGCACGGCACTAGGAGTTCGAGGCTCCCGATGCGTATCCATCGTAGCGCACACAAGGCGCGTTTCACGGTGCTCGGCAACGATTTGCTGCGAGCACATCACCTCTCTTTCTGCGCCCGCGGACTGCTGGCGTATCTGCTCTCCCTCCCGGATGCCTCCAGGGAGGACGTGCGGACCCTCGCGGCGAAGTCCGTCGAAGGACGCACGCGCATCGCTGCCGCACTCCGCGAGCTGGAGGCCGCCGGCCACTACGTCCGCCGCACCGCCCGGGACCCGATCACGGGCCAGGTTGGAACACGCGTCGATGTGTACGAGCTGCCGACCGTGGGCAAGCTGCAGCACTCGGCACCGCCGCTTCCCGCAAACCCGGCCGCCGGTGGCCGTGGACCCGGCAAGACGGCCGTCGGGAAGGCGGGAAGCCCGTCCTTGACGGTAAGGACACCGCTGAAGGACGTTGAAAACCGTCCCTCCGCCCCTCTGACCGCAACAGAAGCCGACGAGGACTGGGAGGTGTCCGAAGAACCCGATCCGACCGAACTCGCGGAGGCGCAGGAAGCGCTCTACGCCCTTCTCG
This is a stretch of genomic DNA from Kitasatospora fiedleri. It encodes these proteins:
- a CDS encoding helix-turn-helix domain-containing protein; translation: MPRTPWHIRTARRLGQPAVLYAALALSAPGEFSLGVMAGWDWRVAWLMPAVLSLYAAWSARNARDWAELVREYRRRGDEDAAQSAKRQRGSAVRGAFVALIVATAAQITEHVLTTGATGPRAWVVIIVSAVPPLVAAHVLHLDAPDDGGEVPAVPAPTSNLRPADEPPVDRWKTEINKPLPGITTRALTKQPTPKPLLTSLVTVAEAAQRLGVHPSTLYRRRDDGRLRMRSGPRGQQMVLWADVQPVNATP